A genomic stretch from Bordetella sp. N includes:
- a CDS encoding PLP-dependent aminotransferase family protein, with protein MAYSTQHWLARFAQSERPAYLLLAELIERDVGEGRLSSGDRLPPLRQLAEALSLDYTTVARGYAEARKRGLVDSHPGAGTYVKGGNPSLASRGGISAEMSMNLPPEPRSPALLARMRESAKRIFAEDDFYGLLRYQEFGGNLADRDAGARWLRRQLPGVRAEDVLVCPGIHSVLLALVAQLVPAGELMCVEALTYPGIKAIATQLGIKLFPLQMDKDGLSAAAFEDACKAVQPKALYCNPTLQNPTAATIPASRREEIADVAQRYNVAIIEDDPYAMLPSQMPEPLSLLAPEISYYVTGFSKCLGAGMRIAYVKAPDAMRQRRLAATLRAFTVMSSPVTNALATRWVNDGTAEAMLEAVRAEASDRQELAQKHLRGLRVQTDPEGFHLWLELPSGVAPLAFAERMRDRGVWVVGSAAFATDGNPPQAVRVCLGGAMSWSECAEGLQLLASELRNDET; from the coding sequence ATGGCCTATTCGACACAACACTGGCTTGCCCGCTTCGCGCAAAGCGAACGGCCCGCGTATCTGTTGCTGGCAGAGCTCATCGAGCGGGACGTCGGCGAAGGTCGCCTGTCGTCAGGCGACCGCCTGCCGCCCTTGCGACAACTGGCGGAGGCCTTGAGCCTGGACTACACGACGGTCGCGCGCGGATATGCCGAAGCGCGCAAGCGCGGCCTGGTCGATTCGCATCCGGGCGCGGGCACCTACGTCAAAGGTGGCAATCCCTCGCTTGCATCGCGCGGTGGCATCAGTGCGGAAATGAGCATGAATCTGCCGCCCGAGCCGCGCTCGCCCGCCCTGCTTGCACGCATGCGTGAAAGCGCCAAGCGGATCTTTGCGGAAGACGACTTCTATGGGCTTCTGCGTTACCAGGAATTCGGCGGCAACCTGGCTGATCGCGATGCCGGAGCGCGTTGGCTACGCCGCCAGTTGCCCGGCGTGCGCGCCGAAGACGTACTGGTCTGTCCCGGCATACATAGCGTGCTGCTGGCACTCGTGGCCCAACTTGTGCCGGCGGGCGAACTGATGTGCGTCGAAGCCCTCACCTATCCGGGTATCAAAGCGATCGCCACGCAGCTGGGCATCAAGCTGTTTCCGCTACAGATGGACAAAGACGGACTTAGCGCCGCGGCGTTCGAGGACGCCTGCAAAGCCGTTCAGCCCAAGGCGCTGTACTGTAATCCGACGCTGCAGAATCCCACGGCCGCGACGATACCGGCCAGCCGGCGCGAGGAGATCGCCGACGTGGCCCAGCGCTACAACGTCGCCATTATCGAAGATGATCCCTATGCCATGCTGCCATCGCAAATGCCGGAGCCCCTGAGCCTGTTGGCGCCGGAGATCAGCTATTACGTGACGGGATTCTCGAAATGCCTGGGGGCAGGCATGCGCATCGCGTATGTGAAAGCACCTGACGCCATGCGGCAGCGCAGGCTCGCGGCGACGCTACGTGCCTTCACCGTAATGTCGTCGCCCGTCACCAATGCGCTGGCAACACGCTGGGTCAATGACGGCACCGCCGAGGCCATGCTGGAAGCAGTGCGCGCGGAGGCGTCGGACCGTCAGGAGCTGGCACAGAAGCATCTGCGGGGACTGCGCGTGCAAACTGACCCGGAAGGTTTTCACCTGTGGCTGGAACTGCCTTCCGGCGTCGCGCCGCTGGCCTTCGCCGAACGCATGCGCGACCGGGGGGTGTGGGTGGTAGGCAGCGCCGCGTTCGCCACCGATGGGAATCCGCCGCAGGCAGTGCGTGTCTGCCTGGGCGGCGCCATGAGCTGGTCGGAATGCGCTGAGGGATTGCAGCTGCTTGCAAGCGAGCTGCGCAACGATGAAACTTAG
- a CDS encoding oxaloacetate decarboxylase: protein MLAFPDAASKRAALRRQLQDDAFVIAPAIHDVFSLRLVERAGYRSACISGAMLAMALLGQPDIGLLGLAESVEHCRRLVRVARIPITADADAGYGNARGVFHTVELFEEAGAAGVNLEDQVVPRRYGAGPDKEVVSVTEMCGKIRAACRARRDEGFLVIVRTDACAVESVDDVVTRVLAYEEAGADLILPMAPRGEAEIDGLVRALHVPVTISAGTGLAPAPSAGGVPLARLRELGVRRVSLTTLLPGAATGGMDEALQALERGASEPCAAVRGAAMLPALMEVATQHAFESTLLAVERG, encoded by the coding sequence GTGCTTGCCTTCCCCGATGCCGCTTCGAAGCGGGCCGCACTACGGCGCCAGTTGCAGGACGATGCCTTTGTCATCGCGCCGGCGATCCATGATGTCTTCAGCCTTCGGCTGGTCGAGCGTGCAGGCTATCGCAGCGCTTGCATCAGCGGGGCCATGCTGGCCATGGCCTTGTTGGGCCAGCCGGACATAGGGCTGCTGGGGCTCGCGGAGAGTGTCGAGCACTGCCGCCGCCTGGTGCGCGTGGCGCGCATCCCCATCACCGCGGATGCCGATGCCGGTTACGGCAATGCACGAGGTGTATTCCACACCGTCGAATTGTTCGAGGAAGCTGGCGCCGCCGGCGTCAACCTGGAAGATCAGGTGGTGCCACGCCGGTATGGCGCCGGGCCGGACAAGGAAGTCGTCAGCGTGACGGAGATGTGCGGGAAGATACGTGCGGCCTGCCGCGCGCGCCGCGATGAGGGTTTCCTGGTCATCGTTCGTACCGACGCCTGCGCCGTCGAATCGGTGGACGACGTCGTCACGCGCGTGCTGGCCTACGAGGAAGCCGGCGCGGATCTCATCCTGCCGATGGCGCCACGTGGTGAAGCGGAAATCGACGGCCTGGTGCGCGCGTTGCACGTTCCCGTGACGATCAGTGCCGGTACCGGGCTGGCGCCCGCACCGTCGGCGGGGGGCGTGCCGCTTGCGCGGCTGCGTGAGCTGGGTGTCAGGCGCGTGAGCCTGACGACCCTGCTGCCCGGCGCCGCGACAGGTGGCATGGACGAGGCTTTGCAGGCCCTGGAGAGGGGGGCGTCCGAACCCTGCGCCGCGGTGCGTGGCGCGGCCATGCTGCCGGCGCTCATGGAAGTAGCGACCCAGCACGCCTTCGAATCGACGCTGCTTGCCGTCGAGCGCGGCTAA
- a CDS encoding tripartite tricarboxylate transporter substrate binding protein, which yields MRPILSRLSVPAPRRLRAALALLLAVTAAPALAEWPEDHPIQVYVGFAAGGGTDIMARTMMPFIQKYLGGKANFVIVNRPGAASEISNTSVARATPDGYTLGVVNLPAMAFVPLYKKTQYDPRKLQLVARVLSDPTILVTRQDSPYNTLGDVVAALKVKPGSLSVGHNGVGTNGHLALLQLQNVAGVKLNDIPYNGTSQSKTALLGGYIDFAAVTTGEMPDPGKEAVPLKVIAQMSDARAHSFPNVPTAREQGFDDVMPAERGFAVPAGVPAAIVAKLDAAIKATLADPEYLRKAGNDAPVLAYLSGDEWTRIIDSRETTMRRLAASMPKE from the coding sequence ATGCGACCCATACTGTCCCGACTTTCCGTGCCGGCGCCCCGGCGCCTGCGCGCCGCGCTGGCGCTGTTGCTGGCAGTCACTGCTGCGCCCGCGCTGGCCGAATGGCCGGAAGATCATCCGATCCAGGTGTATGTGGGGTTCGCCGCAGGGGGAGGAACCGACATCATGGCGCGCACGATGATGCCCTTCATCCAGAAGTATCTGGGCGGCAAAGCCAACTTCGTGATCGTCAACCGGCCCGGCGCTGCCAGCGAAATCTCAAATACGTCGGTGGCCCGAGCCACTCCGGATGGTTATACCCTGGGCGTAGTCAACCTGCCGGCCATGGCATTCGTGCCTTTGTACAAGAAAACGCAGTACGACCCGCGCAAGCTGCAATTGGTCGCCCGTGTGCTGTCCGATCCGACCATTCTGGTCACGCGGCAGGATAGCCCCTATAACACGCTCGGCGACGTCGTGGCCGCACTCAAGGTCAAGCCTGGTTCGCTGTCCGTGGGTCATAACGGCGTGGGAACCAACGGTCATCTCGCGCTCTTGCAGCTGCAGAACGTGGCGGGGGTGAAGCTGAACGACATTCCCTATAACGGCACCTCGCAGTCCAAGACGGCGCTGCTGGGCGGCTATATTGATTTTGCCGCGGTGACCACCGGCGAAATGCCTGACCCCGGCAAGGAGGCCGTGCCCTTGAAGGTCATCGCCCAGATGAGCGATGCGCGTGCGCATTCATTTCCCAACGTTCCCACGGCCCGCGAACAGGGCTTCGACGACGTGATGCCGGCCGAGCGCGGTTTCGCGGTTCCCGCCGGCGTGCCGGCAGCTATCGTGGCCAAGCTGGATGCGGCGATCAAGGCGACGCTCGCGGATCCCGAATATCTGCGCAAAGCCGGCAACGATGCGCCGGTGCTGGCCTACCTGAGCGGCGACGAATGGACCAGGATCATCGACAGCCGCGAGACCACGATGCGCCGTCTCGCCGCGAGCATGCCCAAGGAATGA
- a CDS encoding LysR family transcriptional regulator — MTLKQLEAFYWAATLGSFSLAATRLHVTQSSLSKRIAELEDDLGSVLFDRTGQRAIPTDAGLRLLDHAAHMLEVESRIRSDVGGGPVRGSSRFGISELIAATWFPNFVARVQLEHPHLTLEPQVDLTNGLLRKLERGELDFAIIPGPAASPALLSEKIGELEYCWMAAPQRLAKGTTLTAHHFQEHPVITLSPEAGLAQAFERWLAAQELQIPRALTCNSLTALIALVTAGLGISFFPRRYVEPYVRAAKLVELKSDPPLPRLAYCFHWRAADTRMAVTSLRTISRETADFTLTAPLVPAT, encoded by the coding sequence ATGACACTGAAGCAGCTTGAAGCCTTCTACTGGGCCGCCACGCTAGGGAGCTTTTCCCTCGCGGCCACGCGGCTGCACGTTACGCAGTCATCCCTGTCCAAACGAATCGCTGAACTGGAGGATGACCTGGGCAGCGTGCTGTTCGACCGAACGGGCCAGCGCGCGATTCCCACTGACGCCGGGCTGCGCCTGCTTGACCATGCCGCCCACATGCTGGAAGTGGAAAGCCGCATTCGCAGTGACGTGGGGGGTGGTCCAGTACGTGGATCGAGCCGCTTCGGCATCAGCGAGCTGATCGCCGCGACGTGGTTTCCAAATTTTGTCGCGCGGGTACAGCTGGAACATCCCCACCTTACGTTGGAGCCACAGGTCGATCTCACGAACGGGCTGCTGCGCAAGCTTGAGCGGGGTGAACTGGATTTCGCCATCATCCCGGGGCCCGCTGCCTCGCCCGCGCTGTTGAGCGAAAAGATAGGCGAATTGGAGTACTGCTGGATGGCGGCGCCTCAGCGCCTGGCGAAAGGTACGACCCTGACGGCTCATCATTTCCAGGAGCATCCGGTGATCACCCTCAGCCCGGAGGCCGGGCTCGCGCAGGCCTTCGAGCGTTGGCTCGCGGCGCAGGAGCTGCAAATACCGCGCGCCTTGACCTGCAACAGCCTGACCGCGCTTATTGCCCTGGTCACTGCGGGACTGGGAATCAGTTTTTTCCCACGCCGTTACGTCGAACCGTACGTGCGGGCCGCCAAGCTGGTTGAACTGAAGAGCGATCCGCCGCTGCCCCGCCTGGCCTACTGTTTCCATTGGCGCGCGGCCGATACGCGGATGGCGGTGACATCGCTACGCACGATCAGCCGGGAGACCGCCGATTTCACGCTCACCGCGCCGCTCGTTCCCGCGACGTAA
- a CDS encoding helix-turn-helix transcriptional regulator encodes MQRDFDLVVTILGAFRDADAATLTGREVTQAVQELAEGDLPAPVVEHHLEILADAGLAKKLTEGPTGQDAVWRITWKGYDALEQDDEDEEEEEEDDDLEYDEE; translated from the coding sequence ATGCAACGCGATTTCGATCTAGTAGTCACCATTCTCGGCGCGTTCCGCGACGCCGACGCGGCAACGCTCACCGGCCGGGAAGTCACCCAGGCCGTGCAAGAACTGGCTGAAGGCGACCTGCCCGCGCCGGTCGTCGAGCACCACCTGGAAATCCTGGCTGACGCAGGTCTGGCCAAGAAGCTGACGGAAGGCCCCACGGGCCAGGACGCCGTGTGGCGCATTACCTGGAAGGGCTATGACGCCCTGGAACAGGACGATGAGGACGAAGAGGAAGAAGAGGAAGACGACGACCTCGAGTACGACGAAGAGTAA